Proteins co-encoded in one Hymenobacter swuensis DY53 genomic window:
- a CDS encoding ABC transporter ATP-binding protein has product MENLLAQTASCPATTPSAAGPPVIALRDIEKVYQTKTIETVALNRVNLTINKGEFVSIMGPSGCGKSTLLSIIGLLDEPTSGVLELDGRAVQSYSDRELAALRNQKIGFVFQSYHLINDLSVLDNVELPLLYRPGVGGKERRERAYAALDKVGLSPRTSHFPSQLSGGQRQRVAIARALAGRPEIILADEPTGNLDSVMGEEILDLLLHLNRQEGTTIVMVTHDEQQALKTQRLIRFFDGSQVS; this is encoded by the coding sequence ATGGAAAACCTCCTTGCCCAGACTGCTTCTTGCCCCGCTACCACGCCATCGGCTGCTGGGCCGCCGGTAATTGCGCTGCGCGACATCGAGAAAGTCTACCAGACCAAAACCATTGAAACGGTGGCCCTGAACCGGGTAAACCTGACCATCAACAAAGGCGAATTTGTGTCGATTATGGGGCCTTCAGGCTGCGGCAAATCCACGCTTCTCAGCATCATAGGGCTGCTGGATGAGCCCACCAGTGGCGTACTGGAGCTAGACGGCCGCGCCGTGCAGTCGTACTCTGACCGGGAGCTGGCCGCGCTGCGCAATCAGAAAATCGGGTTCGTGTTCCAGAGCTATCATCTTATCAACGACCTCTCGGTTCTCGATAACGTGGAGCTGCCCCTGCTGTACCGGCCCGGGGTGGGCGGCAAGGAGCGGCGGGAACGGGCCTACGCCGCCCTCGATAAAGTGGGCCTGAGTCCGCGCACCAGCCACTTCCCCAGCCAGCTTTCCGGGGGGCAGCGCCAGCGCGTGGCCATTGCGCGGGCCCTGGCCGGCCGCCCCGAAATCATCCTGGCCGATGAGCCCACCGGCAACCTCGACTCGGTGATGGGGGAGGAGATACTAGACCTGCTGCTGCACCTCAACCGCCAGGAAGGCACCACTATCGTGATGGTTACCCACGACGAGCAGCAGGCCCTGAAAACCCAGCGCCTCATCCGCTTCTTCGACGGCAGCCAGGTTTCATAG
- a CDS encoding TolC family protein: MLTVPALAQNQPTVLTLPEVIEQALGQSAAAKQTQTSRDQSYWQWRTYQASYKPQLGLQGTLPGFSRAVTPVVQPDGTTDFRAVRINNSNVGLAVTQNIGRTGGQLFVASELQRFDDFNGGLKRYNNQPVAIGLTQPLGMFNSLKWARRIEPLRYEESQRLYVEERETIAQRITELYFAVLQQQVNAEVAGQNVRANEELLRIGKERYQLGRLSQSDLLRLELNLLNARQALAQSRLDAQNATVDLQSYTGLRAEQLRLAVPAAAPRLEVPAGQALLQARQNRSLVLAFRRRLLQAEREIALARGTTGFQATLAANLGYVNQAGNLWDTYAALQNQQQVRLTFALPLVDWGRQKSIVKTAELTRQQVQADVAQEEASFELSVEVQAAQLGTLAEQLALTARADTLALQRYDIAQATYKVGRISLTDLTIASAEKDQARRTYILALRDAWVAHYRLRALTLYDFERQQPLAAR; this comes from the coding sequence TTGCTGACGGTTCCTGCGCTGGCGCAGAACCAGCCGACGGTGCTTACCCTGCCCGAGGTAATCGAGCAGGCCCTGGGCCAGTCGGCGGCGGCGAAGCAGACCCAGACCTCCCGCGACCAAAGCTACTGGCAGTGGCGCACCTACCAAGCCAGCTACAAGCCCCAGCTGGGGTTGCAGGGCACGTTGCCCGGTTTCAGCCGCGCCGTAACGCCCGTGGTGCAGCCCGATGGTACCACCGACTTCCGGGCCGTGCGCATCAACAACTCCAACGTGGGCCTGGCCGTCACCCAGAACATCGGCCGCACCGGCGGCCAGCTATTCGTGGCCTCCGAGCTGCAGCGGTTCGATGATTTCAACGGGGGGCTGAAACGCTACAATAACCAGCCCGTGGCTATTGGCCTGACCCAGCCCCTGGGCATGTTCAACAGTCTGAAATGGGCCCGGCGCATTGAGCCGCTGCGCTACGAGGAAAGCCAGCGCCTGTACGTGGAGGAGCGTGAAACCATTGCCCAGCGCATTACGGAGCTGTATTTTGCTGTGTTGCAGCAACAGGTAAACGCGGAGGTGGCGGGCCAGAACGTGCGGGCCAACGAAGAGCTGCTGCGCATCGGGAAGGAGCGGTATCAGCTGGGGCGACTTTCCCAAAGCGACCTGCTCCGGCTGGAGCTCAACCTGCTGAATGCCCGGCAGGCACTGGCCCAGAGCCGCCTCGACGCCCAGAACGCCACGGTGGATTTGCAGAGCTACACCGGCCTGCGGGCGGAGCAGCTGCGGCTGGCGGTACCGGCGGCGGCTCCGCGCCTGGAGGTGCCCGCCGGGCAGGCACTGCTGCAGGCGCGGCAGAACCGGAGTTTGGTGCTGGCCTTTCGGCGGCGGCTGTTGCAGGCGGAGCGGGAAATAGCCCTGGCCCGGGGCACTACCGGCTTTCAGGCCACGCTGGCGGCCAATCTGGGCTACGTGAATCAGGCCGGCAACCTCTGGGACACCTACGCGGCCCTCCAGAACCAGCAGCAGGTGCGCCTCACGTTTGCGCTGCCGCTGGTAGACTGGGGCCGGCAGAAATCCATCGTCAAAACCGCCGAGCTGACCCGCCAGCAGGTGCAGGCCGACGTGGCGCAGGAAGAAGCCAGCTTCGAGCTGAGCGTAGAGGTGCAAGCTGCCCAGCTCGGCACCCTGGCCGAGCAGCTGGCCCTCACGGCCCGCGCCGACACGCTGGCTCTACAACGGTACGATATTGCTCAGGCCACCTACAAAGTCGGCCGCATCAGCCTCACCGACCTTACCATTGCGTCGGCGGAGAAGGACCAGGCCCGGCGTACCTACATTCTGGCCCTGCGCGACGCCTGGGTGGCCCACTACCGCCTGCGTGCCCTCACGCTCTACGACTTTGAGCGGCAGCAGCCCCTGGCGGCCCGATAG
- a CDS encoding ABC transporter permease, whose amino-acid sequence MLLSYLKLAWKVLLRRKFFTFINLFGVSFTLMILLVVMALVDHVVGPNMPEKRIDRMLFVNVIRQEMVDGHGWMNRPASVHFVDTYIRRMKTPEKVALTSNIYDATAFTNNGLLPLDVRYTDGNFWQIMDFEFVDGRAFSGAEVAQAQHVCVINEATARSYFGTADVVGRAIEVDLTRYRVAGVVRNVSAVHIASYADVWVPYTLSPSLIRDTSIGGDFLVVLLAPTAAAAPAMREEYRQMVQRVEIPNPKEVKAIYSYADPMLATFTRALHITRSEGAGNSQALDNDNVGTFYLICTLMGLLFMLLPALNLVNLNVTRILERSSEIGVRKAFGATGRNLVGQFLVENVVLAVVGGLLGLGLAAGALALLNEAHVVAYAQFSLSWRVFSWGLGLALLFGLMSGVYPAWKMSRLNPVVALRGSGEQK is encoded by the coding sequence ATGCTACTCTCTTACCTCAAACTTGCCTGGAAAGTCTTGCTGCGCCGTAAGTTCTTCACCTTTATCAACCTGTTCGGCGTGAGCTTTACACTGATGATTCTGCTGGTGGTGATGGCTCTGGTAGACCACGTAGTGGGGCCAAATATGCCGGAAAAGCGCATCGACCGGATGCTGTTCGTGAATGTCATCCGGCAGGAGATGGTAGACGGCCACGGCTGGATGAACCGGCCCGCCAGCGTGCATTTCGTGGATACCTACATCCGCCGGATGAAGACGCCGGAGAAAGTAGCCCTGACATCGAATATTTACGATGCCACGGCTTTCACCAACAATGGCCTGCTCCCGCTGGATGTTCGCTACACCGATGGGAATTTCTGGCAGATCATGGACTTTGAGTTTGTGGACGGGCGGGCGTTCAGCGGGGCCGAAGTGGCCCAGGCCCAGCACGTCTGCGTCATCAACGAAGCCACGGCCCGCAGCTACTTCGGCACCGCCGACGTGGTGGGGCGTGCCATCGAGGTAGACCTGACACGCTACCGCGTGGCCGGCGTGGTGCGCAACGTGTCGGCAGTGCACATTGCCTCCTATGCCGATGTGTGGGTGCCCTACACCCTGAGCCCGTCCCTGATACGCGACACCAGCATCGGGGGTGATTTTCTAGTGGTGCTGCTGGCACCCACGGCGGCGGCGGCCCCAGCCATGCGTGAGGAATACCGCCAGATGGTGCAGCGCGTGGAAATTCCGAATCCGAAGGAAGTAAAGGCCATCTATTCCTACGCCGACCCCATGCTGGCCACCTTTACCCGCGCCCTCCACATCACTCGGTCCGAGGGCGCCGGTAATTCCCAGGCCCTGGACAACGACAACGTGGGCACTTTCTACCTGATTTGTACCCTCATGGGGCTACTGTTTATGCTGCTGCCGGCCCTAAACCTGGTGAACCTGAACGTGACGCGCATTCTGGAGCGCTCCAGCGAGATTGGCGTTCGGAAGGCCTTCGGGGCTACGGGCCGCAACCTGGTGGGGCAGTTTCTGGTGGAAAACGTGGTGCTGGCCGTGGTGGGCGGACTGCTGGGCCTGGGCCTGGCCGCCGGAGCGCTGGCGCTGCTCAACGAGGCCCATGTAGTAGCCTATGCCCAGTTCAGCCTCAGCTGGCGGGTGTTCAGCTGGGGGCTGGGGTTGGCCCTGCTGTTTGGGCTGATGAGCGGCGTGTATCCCGCCTGGAAAATGTCGCGCCTCAACCCCGTAGTGGCCCTGCGCGGCAGCGGCGAGCAGAAATAA